In Persicimonas caeni, a single window of DNA contains:
- a CDS encoding DoxX family protein — MWTKLFVTEDRWAPAILRLTLAVVMFPHGAQKLLGWFGGGGYSATMTNFTEGMGLPWIVAFLVIIIEFFGALALALGAATRLAAAGIGAVMIGAIVTVHAQHGFFMNWGGNQAGEGFEFHLLALGIVVALMVAGGGSGSIDRMLTTRRST, encoded by the coding sequence CTGTGGACGAAGCTCTTTGTGACCGAGGACCGCTGGGCTCCGGCCATTTTGCGCCTGACGCTGGCGGTGGTGATGTTTCCGCACGGCGCCCAAAAGCTGTTGGGCTGGTTTGGCGGTGGCGGCTATAGCGCCACGATGACCAACTTCACCGAGGGAATGGGCCTGCCGTGGATCGTGGCCTTTTTGGTGATCATCATCGAGTTCTTCGGCGCTCTGGCGCTGGCCCTGGGCGCGGCCACCCGGCTCGCCGCCGCCGGTATTGGGGCGGTGATGATCGGCGCGATCGTCACCGTGCACGCCCAGCACGGCTTTTTCATGAACTGGGGAGGCAACCAGGCTGGCGAAGGCTTCGAGTTTCACCTGTTGGCGTTGGGCATCGTGGTGGCGCTGATGGTCGCCGGTGGAGGCAGCGGCTCGATCGATCGCATGCTCACCACGCGACGCTCCACATAG
- a CDS encoding serine/threonine-protein kinase translates to MSDRTPNTPNTPIPPTPDHHRRPNLSTLDHCDTPRGLSNPSSIVHETLGPFEVHESIGRGGMGVVLRGRHLEQQVPVAIKVITGSRSVDAHMRRRLRNEVQAVAALHHPGIVMVFDYGEVGQSTELLREDDVHRGTPYFVMELAQRGTLRDLAGRVHWHQARAILLTLLDALAHAHAAGVIHRDIKPENILLARWNGRLIPKLADFGIAFAVDGGAATSHCIGTPRYMAPEQINQPWRTHGPWSDLYSLGCVAYELLSGMELFQGSDVVKIYQEHFRAEYPRLDSVVPVPPEVQGWLDKMLARDVDDRFQSAAEAAKALAAIDDHGLPDTTPAEVVSFEFAQLTPVLDALLESGSSVESPTKSTLTQLPEQWPPPTVEPMSMRIVGTGLGLYGLRAIPLIGRDAELDRMWRALRDAESTAESRVVVLRGSQGAGKTRLVDWFTQRIKEFGAATIMRATHSAEGGGADGLGLMLARHFRILGTSDQQAERVIREALAKVGIESDYDCQAMVRIARPFLEVGESENSVTIDNPTQRHAVIQRYLQALAEQRPVIIWCDDVQWGSDAIEFARFVRRHSDSTGRVLLILSATDDALAECPEERDLLDILLEQDRVDELLVEPLAPVEHERLVQELLLLEGELAREVVAKTAGNPLFAVELIGDWIEQGVLESGERGFVLREGVEPTIPDHLHQVWVKRFEALLDEHSDYARDALELAAALGQDVQFAEWEGVCDLAGVRLDENLAADLAERRFIRYTEAGFTFAHAIMRESIERLARNHGTWVARRRHCATLVETLYDISMPHHAERFGRYAMSAHEFSRAFEPLVEGARGRRRRGEYRAAQRLLSSSLRCLEQMDAPENDRRWGDVWVIRARTYLNNRQPREAAPWARRAMDAAERHGWTEIYAQAMGWLGMSLQWMGDKAASETIHRACELLTTIDTDAPMRGVFGSVAHVLTSLRNFEAAELMLDRDLEAATREGDELAIAHNHHLRVRHAFFQHKWNQALQYGEETMALCDRLGHLPGKGLCLEIMSEAHRLMGNFERAEDLYRECVALQHTIGVPTAVSETNLAHILLNRGRIQEAERYFTRAANTFADTGRRLFHVVAVAGLLACASAQKLWDAVGEHLDFIRDFFDESDASERDLALLLEFAGDHLRDAGQFRDAVAVYTLAVQQWHGLGDEERVDQVMGKISRWT, encoded by the coding sequence GTGAGTGACCGTACGCCGAATACGCCGAATACGCCGATTCCGCCGACGCCGGACCACCATCGGCGTCCGAATCTGTCGACGCTCGATCATTGCGACACCCCGAGAGGGTTGTCGAATCCGTCGTCGATCGTCCACGAGACCCTCGGCCCCTTTGAGGTTCACGAGTCCATCGGTCGGGGCGGCATGGGCGTGGTGTTGCGCGGCAGGCACCTCGAGCAACAGGTGCCGGTGGCCATCAAGGTCATCACCGGCTCGCGCTCGGTCGACGCACATATGCGCCGCCGACTGCGCAACGAGGTTCAGGCGGTCGCCGCGCTGCACCACCCGGGCATCGTCATGGTCTTCGACTACGGCGAAGTCGGCCAGTCCACCGAGCTATTGCGCGAAGACGACGTTCACCGGGGGACTCCTTATTTCGTCATGGAGTTGGCCCAGCGCGGCACCCTGCGCGACCTGGCCGGCAGGGTGCATTGGCATCAGGCCCGCGCGATCTTGTTGACGCTGCTCGATGCCCTTGCCCACGCTCATGCCGCCGGGGTGATCCACCGCGACATCAAGCCCGAAAATATTTTGCTCGCGCGCTGGAATGGCCGGTTGATCCCGAAGCTGGCTGACTTCGGAATCGCCTTCGCCGTCGATGGGGGAGCTGCCACCTCGCATTGTATCGGGACGCCACGCTACATGGCGCCCGAGCAGATCAATCAACCCTGGCGCACCCACGGGCCGTGGTCGGACCTCTACTCCCTGGGGTGTGTGGCCTACGAGTTGCTCAGCGGCATGGAGCTGTTCCAAGGTTCGGACGTCGTCAAGATCTACCAAGAGCACTTCCGCGCCGAGTATCCTCGCCTCGACTCGGTCGTTCCCGTGCCTCCCGAGGTTCAGGGATGGCTCGACAAGATGCTCGCCCGGGATGTCGACGATCGTTTTCAGTCGGCGGCCGAGGCGGCCAAAGCCCTGGCGGCTATCGACGATCACGGCTTGCCCGATACCACGCCCGCCGAGGTGGTCTCCTTCGAGTTTGCCCAACTCACGCCGGTGCTCGACGCGCTGCTCGAGTCCGGCTCGTCGGTCGAGTCGCCCACGAAGAGCACCCTGACCCAGTTGCCCGAGCAGTGGCCACCGCCGACCGTCGAGCCGATGTCGATGCGCATCGTGGGGACCGGGCTGGGGCTCTACGGGCTGCGCGCTATCCCGCTGATTGGCCGCGACGCCGAGCTCGACCGCATGTGGCGTGCTCTGAGAGACGCAGAGTCGACCGCTGAGAGCCGCGTGGTGGTGCTTCGTGGCAGCCAGGGGGCGGGAAAGACCCGGCTGGTCGACTGGTTCACCCAGAGGATCAAGGAGTTCGGCGCCGCCACGATCATGCGCGCCACCCACAGCGCCGAAGGCGGCGGCGCCGATGGGCTGGGGCTGATGCTCGCGCGGCACTTTCGCATCTTGGGCACCAGCGACCAGCAGGCCGAGCGGGTGATTCGCGAGGCGCTGGCCAAAGTCGGCATCGAATCGGACTACGATTGTCAGGCGATGGTGCGCATCGCGCGTCCCTTCTTGGAGGTCGGTGAGTCGGAAAACTCGGTGACTATCGATAATCCCACCCAACGCCACGCCGTGATCCAGCGCTACTTGCAGGCGTTGGCCGAGCAGCGGCCGGTCATTATCTGGTGTGACGATGTGCAGTGGGGAAGCGACGCGATCGAGTTTGCTCGCTTCGTGCGTCGTCACTCCGACTCCACCGGCAGAGTCTTGCTGATCCTGTCGGCGACCGACGATGCGCTTGCCGAGTGTCCCGAGGAGCGTGACCTGCTCGATATTCTTCTCGAGCAGGACCGGGTCGACGAACTCCTCGTCGAGCCACTTGCCCCAGTCGAGCACGAGCGTCTGGTCCAAGAGTTGCTGTTGCTGGAGGGGGAACTCGCTCGCGAGGTGGTCGCCAAGACCGCCGGCAATCCGCTCTTCGCCGTCGAACTCATCGGAGACTGGATCGAACAAGGAGTCCTCGAGAGTGGCGAGCGCGGCTTTGTGCTGCGCGAAGGGGTCGAGCCGACCATCCCCGACCACCTGCACCAGGTGTGGGTCAAGCGTTTCGAGGCGCTTCTCGACGAGCACTCCGACTATGCGCGAGATGCGCTGGAGTTGGCCGCCGCGCTTGGTCAAGACGTCCAGTTCGCCGAGTGGGAGGGCGTGTGCGACCTGGCCGGGGTGCGTCTGGACGAAAACTTGGCCGCCGACTTGGCCGAGCGTCGCTTCATTCGCTACACCGAGGCTGGCTTCACATTTGCGCACGCCATCATGCGAGAGAGCATCGAGCGTCTGGCGCGAAACCACGGCACATGGGTCGCCCGTCGGCGCCATTGCGCCACCTTGGTCGAGACGCTCTACGATATATCCATGCCTCACCACGCAGAACGCTTCGGCCGTTATGCCATGAGCGCTCACGAGTTCAGCCGCGCCTTCGAACCGTTGGTCGAGGGCGCTCGCGGGCGCAGGCGACGCGGCGAGTACCGCGCCGCTCAGCGACTGTTGTCCTCGAGCCTACGTTGCCTCGAGCAGATGGATGCGCCCGAAAATGACCGGCGTTGGGGAGATGTGTGGGTGATTCGTGCACGCACCTATCTGAACAACAGGCAGCCGCGTGAGGCGGCTCCTTGGGCCCGACGGGCGATGGACGCTGCTGAGCGCCATGGATGGACCGAGATTTACGCCCAAGCGATGGGTTGGCTGGGTATGTCCTTGCAGTGGATGGGAGACAAAGCGGCCTCCGAGACGATTCACCGGGCTTGTGAGTTGCTAACCACCATCGACACCGACGCACCGATGCGTGGAGTCTTTGGATCGGTGGCGCACGTGCTGACGAGTCTACGCAATTTCGAAGCAGCCGAACTTATGCTCGACCGGGATCTGGAGGCAGCAACACGCGAAGGCGACGAACTCGCCATCGCCCACAACCACCACCTTCGGGTGCGCCATGCCTTTTTCCAGCACAAGTGGAATCAGGCCCTGCAGTATGGCGAGGAGACAATGGCGCTGTGCGATAGGCTGGGACACCTTCCCGGAAAAGGCTTGTGTTTGGAAATCATGTCCGAAGCCCACCGCCTCATGGGAAATTTCGAGCGCGCTGAAGATCTTTATCGCGAATGCGTCGCCCTTCAGCACACTATCGGCGTGCCCACGGCGGTCTCGGAGACCAACCTCGCCCACATTCTGCTCAATCGCGGCCGCATCCAAGAGGCCGAGCGCTACTTCACGCGCGCGGCCAACACCTTCGCGGACACCGGGCGTCGCCTCTTTCACGTGGTGGCAGTTGCAGGCTTGCTGGCCTGTGCGAGCGCCCAGAAGCTGTGGGACGCCGTCGGAGAACACCTCGACTTCATTCGCGACTTCTTCGACGAGAGTGACGCCAGTGAGCGCGATCTCGCGCTGCTCCTCGAGTTCGCCGGCGATCACCTCCGCGACGCCGGCCAGTTTCGTGACGCCGTCGCCGTCTACACCCTGGCCGTCCAGCAGTGGCATGGACTTGGTGATGAAGAGCGGGTCGACCAAGTCATGGGCAAGATCTCGCGCTGGACATAG
- a CDS encoding serine/threonine-protein kinase translates to MHRLATDDDQVGRVWADRFEIRRRLGAGGLGVVYEAFDQDRQERVAVKTLLHLSPSGLYSFKREFRTLAEIQHPNLVRLGELIHDGERWFFSMELLEGQDFITYVHGGHPPANFRSLPRGRGRESFPRFEPDSDTLPIDRPASQPETHEVDLERLRAALGQLTGGLLALHRAELVHRDIKPSNLMVTRDGRVVILDFGLVAQLYDKLLPSNSQHDVVGTVPYLSPEQGRGRRVGPATDWYSVGVLLYQIFTGFYPFEGKPLAVLLQKVSEPAPDVRLLAPHMPEDLASLCMDLLETEPQARPTGEDVAARLGIASADIESVVTSAAALGPRPPSVEFVGRHAELDALADALADTGPRQSASVFVSGAAGVGKSSLVHRFLFSQASDDTLIFTGRCYERESVPYNGFDGIIDGLSHFLKGLDEGEVADLLPIDAALLGRVFPVLLRVPAIPEFRGMTTREESSELRARAFDALVRLLANVRRDYAMILFVDDLQWADRETLELLERVSHPERGAGALLVATLRREDDGSYGAYGPQGLETLCEYAPDVRLIELDNLPERDTRDLLARLWPQQQDLDTDAIERLVDDTRGHPLLLRELVRHLSAKDSRGATDSGEPIEPAEPDVNLATILWRRVERLGELERELIELVCVSGIPVNLDLLAVALDEGIGAMLGAAERLETTRLVRMEKRRRHRRVVAYHDRIRESVVDHLSDEQRSAHHARLARAYQAEPNLLEDPMVLVGHLEHAGRAELAAQYAVEAAEQAERAFAFERAARLYRRALEAEDVGADDRLRLQIQLAEMVLNSGHSIDAAHEFQVAAELCTDAPRRRALRRRAAEALLINGDVGGGLEQFESVLADTGLSISTSTVGLVVSTLWHNLRLKWRGLGFVPRDPDKIEPSQLERLELLSSMSRQISFIDPVFGFNYRVRALLLALSLGHRPAIVEGIALQAVAYAARGGESAEARCEELLETATQIATTDAEMGVIMGCRASVMIFMGYFADGLDVLEEAMTQLAAHATGSQRVAGSNRLKVWRLKTLLELGRVAELYEAYDAFIDQARRQGDHLRLMSATRIAGVRWLLAGEPARVEGALEATPLYAPLITHSILHWYDLRIRGELALYRDSVIDDWEALERQHKVVSRSPFARRFGLARIEVRWWWGRLLLALVEQRRADAGHHKQLDKVIKKLRRESASSLSEMLADMLEAGRHACAGRHSAAVDTLARVIEQAEVRGQMLYVAVARYRRDMLDHGRPGEDATAYFAAEGIAEPDRVAQIFLPGFNRSVEQLAP, encoded by the coding sequence ATGCATCGATTAGCGACGGATGACGACCAGGTCGGACGGGTATGGGCCGATCGCTTCGAGATTCGACGCCGCCTTGGCGCCGGAGGCCTCGGCGTCGTCTACGAAGCCTTCGACCAAGACCGCCAGGAGCGCGTCGCCGTCAAGACGTTGCTGCACCTGAGCCCCAGCGGCTTGTACTCGTTCAAGCGCGAGTTTCGCACCCTGGCCGAGATTCAGCACCCCAACCTGGTACGCCTCGGTGAGCTGATTCACGACGGCGAGCGCTGGTTTTTCAGCATGGAGTTGCTCGAGGGGCAAGACTTCATTACCTACGTGCACGGCGGCCATCCTCCGGCCAATTTCCGTTCTTTACCCCGAGGGCGGGGGCGCGAGAGTTTTCCGCGCTTCGAGCCCGACTCCGATACGCTGCCGATCGACCGGCCGGCCTCCCAGCCCGAGACCCACGAGGTCGATCTCGAACGGCTGCGCGCAGCGCTCGGGCAGCTGACCGGCGGACTGCTCGCGTTGCACCGCGCCGAGCTCGTCCACCGCGACATCAAGCCGTCCAACCTGATGGTGACGCGTGATGGGCGAGTGGTCATCCTCGACTTCGGATTGGTCGCCCAGCTCTACGACAAGCTACTGCCGTCGAATAGCCAACACGACGTGGTGGGGACCGTGCCGTACCTGTCGCCCGAGCAGGGGCGCGGCCGACGAGTCGGGCCGGCGACCGACTGGTACAGCGTGGGCGTGCTGCTCTACCAGATCTTTACCGGCTTCTATCCCTTTGAAGGAAAGCCCCTGGCGGTGCTCTTGCAAAAGGTGTCCGAGCCGGCTCCCGACGTGCGTCTGCTCGCCCCGCACATGCCCGAAGACCTCGCCAGCTTGTGCATGGACCTGCTCGAGACCGAGCCCCAGGCGCGACCCACAGGCGAGGATGTCGCTGCCAGACTGGGCATCGCCAGCGCGGATATCGAGTCGGTCGTGACCTCCGCTGCGGCGCTGGGGCCTCGGCCGCCCTCGGTGGAGTTCGTCGGCCGCCACGCCGAACTCGACGCGCTCGCAGACGCGCTCGCCGACACAGGGCCGCGCCAGAGCGCCAGCGTCTTTGTGTCGGGGGCAGCCGGCGTCGGCAAATCCTCGCTGGTGCATCGCTTCCTGTTCAGTCAGGCCTCCGACGACACCCTGATCTTTACAGGCCGCTGCTACGAGCGCGAGTCGGTTCCGTACAACGGCTTCGATGGGATCATCGACGGGTTGAGTCACTTTCTCAAAGGCCTCGACGAAGGGGAGGTCGCCGACCTTCTGCCCATCGACGCGGCGCTGCTGGGCCGTGTCTTTCCCGTCTTGCTCCGCGTTCCCGCCATCCCCGAGTTCCGTGGGATGACGACGCGCGAGGAGTCGAGCGAGCTGCGCGCGCGCGCTTTCGATGCGCTCGTCAGGTTGCTGGCGAACGTGCGCAGAGACTACGCGATGATCCTGTTCGTCGATGACCTGCAGTGGGCTGACCGTGAGACGCTCGAGCTCCTCGAGCGGGTCAGCCACCCCGAGCGAGGCGCCGGCGCGCTGCTCGTGGCGACGTTGCGCCGCGAAGATGACGGCTCGTATGGAGCTTATGGTCCGCAGGGACTCGAGACGCTGTGCGAGTATGCCCCCGACGTGCGCCTGATCGAGCTCGACAACCTGCCCGAGCGGGACACCCGCGACCTGCTCGCCAGGCTGTGGCCGCAGCAGCAGGATCTGGACACCGACGCCATCGAGCGGCTCGTCGACGACACCCGCGGCCATCCGCTGTTGCTGCGCGAGTTGGTGCGCCACCTGTCCGCAAAGGATTCGAGGGGCGCGACGGATTCCGGTGAGCCAATCGAGCCGGCCGAGCCCGACGTGAACCTGGCGACGATCCTCTGGCGGCGCGTCGAGCGCCTGGGCGAGTTGGAGCGCGAGCTCATCGAGCTCGTCTGTGTCTCGGGCATTCCGGTCAACCTCGACCTGCTCGCCGTGGCGCTCGACGAGGGCATCGGCGCGATGCTCGGCGCCGCCGAGCGCCTGGAGACGACTCGTCTGGTGCGCATGGAGAAGCGCCGGCGGCATCGACGCGTGGTCGCCTACCACGACCGCATCCGGGAGTCGGTCGTCGACCACCTGTCGGACGAGCAGCGCAGCGCCCACCACGCGCGGCTGGCGCGCGCCTATCAGGCCGAGCCCAACCTGCTCGAGGACCCGATGGTGCTGGTGGGCCACCTCGAGCACGCCGGCCGCGCCGAGCTCGCCGCCCAGTATGCCGTCGAGGCGGCCGAGCAGGCCGAGCGCGCGTTTGCCTTCGAGCGCGCCGCTCGTCTCTACCGACGCGCGCTCGAAGCGGAAGACGTCGGCGCCGACGACCGGCTGCGCCTGCAGATCCAGCTCGCCGAGATGGTCCTCAACAGCGGTCATTCCATCGACGCCGCCCACGAGTTTCAGGTCGCCGCCGAGCTGTGCACGGACGCCCCCAGGCGTCGCGCGCTGCGTCGTCGGGCCGCCGAGGCGTTGCTGATCAACGGCGACGTTGGCGGCGGCCTCGAGCAATTCGAGTCGGTGCTCGCCGACACCGGGCTGAGCATCTCGACGAGCACCGTGGGGCTGGTCGTGTCGACCCTCTGGCATAACCTGCGCCTGAAGTGGCGTGGGCTCGGATTCGTGCCGCGTGATCCCGACAAGATCGAGCCTTCCCAGCTCGAGCGCCTCGAGCTTCTGTCGAGCATGTCGCGCCAGATTAGCTTCATCGACCCGGTTTTTGGGTTCAACTACCGGGTGCGCGCCCTGCTGTTGGCGCTGTCGTTGGGACACCGCCCGGCCATCGTCGAGGGCATCGCCCTGCAGGCGGTCGCCTACGCGGCGCGCGGCGGCGAGAGCGCCGAAGCGCGTTGTGAGGAGCTCTTGGAGACAGCCACGCAAATCGCGACGACCGACGCAGAGATGGGCGTCATCATGGGGTGTCGTGCGAGCGTGATGATCTTCATGGGCTATTTTGCCGACGGGCTCGACGTCCTCGAGGAGGCGATGACCCAGCTGGCCGCTCACGCCACCGGCAGTCAGCGCGTCGCCGGCAGCAATCGCCTGAAGGTCTGGCGGCTCAAGACCTTGCTCGAGTTGGGGCGGGTCGCCGAGCTGTACGAAGCCTATGACGCGTTCATCGACCAGGCGCGACGTCAGGGCGACCACCTTCGGCTGATGAGCGCCACGCGCATCGCCGGCGTTCGCTGGCTGCTCGCCGGCGAGCCCGCACGCGTCGAGGGGGCGCTCGAGGCGACGCCGCTGTACGCGCCGTTGATCACCCATTCGATCTTGCACTGGTACGACCTGCGCATCCGCGGCGAGCTCGCGCTCTACCGGGACAGCGTCATCGACGACTGGGAGGCGCTCGAGCGCCAACACAAGGTGGTCAGCCGCTCGCCGTTCGCCCGCCGCTTCGGCCTGGCGCGCATCGAGGTGCGCTGGTGGTGGGGGCGTTTGCTGCTCGCTCTCGTCGAGCAGCGCCGCGCAGACGCCGGACATCACAAGCAACTCGACAAGGTCATCAAAAAGCTGCGCAGAGAGTCCGCGTCGTCGCTGTCGGAGATGCTCGCCGACATGCTCGAGGCCGGCCGCCACGCCTGTGCCGGACGACACTCCGCGGCCGTCGACACGCTCGCGCGCGTCATCGAGCAGGCCGAGGTGCGTGGTCAGATGCTCTATGTCGCCGTGGCACGCTACCGGCGCGATATGCTCGACCACGGCCGCCCCGGCGAAGACGCCACGGCCTATTTTGCCGCCGAGGGCATCGCCGAGCCAGACCGGGTCGCCCAGATCTTCCTCCCCGGCTTCAACCGCAGCGTCGAGCAGCTCGCGCCCTAA
- a CDS encoding penicillin acylase family protein has product MSGVAGKVLLAAALSLGVAATGCSDEEEKKEEPIVDAGSDAADTNDMGDADDDAGDATQSQAVRIDGLSAPVKVQFDPSGVLHIDCQTDLDCYAAQGYFHADHRFFEMDLIRRQTRGQLSQVIGQLGLDGDKQFRHLMTTRDGTPLEEAYLAQVSDETRAMLDAYANGVNAWLADMRAGENDATLTREYEFPLVAADNIRDWEPADTIALYLQLAYQLSETATDDLFRGEMATRLDPEVAADLFSVKPGLESNTMQASGVDPSTMIRSNLGGALDPAVMRAAKERLHPAMDAMAAARKRFDDNPSLLFGPRNGEDGSNNWVVAPSRTANGKAILADDPHLSLNNPAIWYFVELDSKTNGEGNLHVVGASVPAVPGIVVGHNNDVAWGVTTARLDLADAYIEELNDDGTAVMFNGQEVPLLQKDFTFETSDGQSITETFEWVPHHGPLISKDVANNRGVSIKWVLNEAGNDIDFLNDLMTATTTAEAMDALGPVRAINQNWIFMDRAGSIGWNPKGAIPNRPFATTELPNWLPLPGDGSAEWDGYLSEADSPKMVDPSAGFIATANNDMDGSYTDGDPTNDGHSPWQSPPAYGHRHKRIVELIEEGGNSHTVDTMHEIQADTYVLHGEVLVPHILQVANDNADQVGDEAQKVVDALADWQYTCPTGLDGTDPNASPKSSDADEARESIGCAAFHVMLPYLTEAVFADEIAEGSSYETLANWYSLQSALIYVFDAPGELNRGEDYFDDVSTDASAETKTDVVLEVLDTTAAKLAEDTVFASSTPDDWRWGRIHWVKFTSLFASAGVSLFDNGPFANDGGFSTVDVANPTGRAGDFDDSWNHPNGPSLRVVFEATDDGIDAWFQLPGGQDHHEDSEFYGSLIDEWLSNTPTELLYDRDEVDAAAVETIEVQPAE; this is encoded by the coding sequence ATGTCCGGCGTGGCAGGCAAGGTTCTCTTGGCCGCAGCGCTCTCTCTCGGCGTGGCCGCGACGGGCTGTAGCGACGAGGAGGAAAAGAAAGAAGAGCCGATCGTCGACGCCGGCAGCGATGCGGCGGACACGAATGATATGGGCGATGCGGATGACGACGCCGGTGACGCCACGCAGAGCCAGGCGGTCCGCATCGACGGGCTGTCGGCGCCGGTCAAGGTACAGTTCGACCCGTCGGGCGTGCTGCATATCGACTGCCAGACCGACCTCGACTGCTACGCAGCCCAGGGCTATTTCCACGCCGACCATCGCTTCTTCGAGATGGACCTGATTCGCCGCCAGACCCGCGGCCAACTCTCGCAGGTCATCGGCCAACTCGGATTGGACGGCGACAAGCAGTTTCGTCACCTGATGACCACGCGCGACGGCACGCCGCTCGAAGAAGCCTACTTGGCTCAGGTCAGCGACGAGACCCGCGCCATGCTCGACGCCTACGCCAACGGCGTGAACGCCTGGTTGGCTGACATGCGCGCCGGCGAGAACGACGCCACCCTGACGCGCGAGTACGAATTCCCGTTGGTCGCCGCCGACAATATCCGCGACTGGGAGCCCGCAGACACCATCGCGCTGTACCTGCAGTTGGCCTACCAGCTCAGCGAGACGGCGACCGACGACCTGTTCCGCGGCGAGATGGCCACCCGTCTCGATCCGGAGGTCGCCGCCGACCTCTTCTCGGTCAAGCCGGGCCTGGAGAGCAACACCATGCAGGCCTCGGGCGTCGACCCGTCGACGATGATCCGCTCGAACCTGGGCGGCGCGCTCGACCCGGCGGTGATGCGCGCGGCCAAAGAGCGGCTGCACCCGGCGATGGACGCCATGGCCGCCGCTCGCAAGCGCTTCGACGACAACCCCTCGCTGCTCTTCGGCCCCCGCAACGGCGAAGACGGCTCGAACAACTGGGTCGTCGCCCCGTCGCGCACCGCCAACGGCAAGGCGATCTTGGCCGACGACCCCCACCTTTCGCTGAACAACCCGGCGATCTGGTACTTCGTCGAGCTCGACTCGAAGACCAACGGTGAGGGCAACCTGCACGTGGTCGGCGCCTCGGTCCCGGCCGTGCCGGGCATCGTCGTCGGACACAACAACGACGTGGCCTGGGGCGTGACCACCGCTCGCCTCGACCTGGCCGACGCCTACATCGAGGAGCTCAACGACGACGGCACCGCCGTGATGTTCAACGGCCAGGAAGTGCCGCTTCTGCAAAAAGACTTCACCTTCGAGACGAGCGACGGCCAGTCGATCACCGAGACCTTCGAATGGGTCCCTCACCACGGCCCGCTCATCTCCAAAGACGTCGCCAACAACCGCGGCGTCTCCATCAAGTGGGTCCTCAACGAAGCCGGCAACGACATCGACTTCTTGAACGACCTGATGACCGCCACGACCACCGCCGAGGCGATGGACGCCCTCGGACCGGTGCGCGCCATCAACCAGAACTGGATCTTCATGGATCGCGCCGGCTCCATCGGCTGGAACCCCAAGGGCGCCATCCCCAACCGTCCCTTCGCCACCACCGAGCTTCCCAACTGGCTGCCGCTCCCCGGCGACGGCTCGGCCGAGTGGGACGGCTACCTGTCGGAAGCCGACTCGCCCAAGATGGTCGATCCCTCGGCCGGCTTCATCGCCACGGCCAACAACGACATGGACGGAAGCTACACCGACGGCGACCCGACGAACGACGGGCACAGCCCCTGGCAGTCGCCGCCGGCCTACGGCCACCGCCACAAGCGCATCGTCGAGCTGATCGAAGAGGGCGGCAATAGCCACACCGTCGACACGATGCACGAGATTCAGGCCGACACCTACGTGCTGCACGGCGAAGTGCTCGTGCCCCATATCCTGCAGGTGGCCAACGACAACGCCGACCAGGTGGGCGACGAGGCCCAGAAGGTCGTCGACGCACTCGCCGACTGGCAATACACCTGCCCGACCGGCCTCGACGGCACCGACCCGAACGCTTCGCCCAAATCGTCGGACGCCGACGAGGCGCGCGAGTCGATCGGCTGTGCCGCGTTCCACGTCATGCTCCCCTACCTGACCGAAGCGGTCTTCGCCGACGAAATCGCCGAGGGCAGCAGCTACGAGACGCTGGCCAACTGGTACTCGTTGCAGTCCGCGCTCATCTACGTGTTCGACGCCCCGGGTGAGCTCAACCGCGGGGAGGACTACTTCGACGATGTGTCCACCGACGCGTCCGCCGAGACCAAGACCGACGTCGTGCTCGAGGTGCTCGACACGACCGCCGCCAAGCTCGCCGAGGATACCGTCTTCGCCAGCAGCACCCCCGACGACTGGCGCTGGGGCCGCATCCACTGGGTCAAGTTCACCAGCCTGTTCGCCTCGGCCGGCGTCTCGCTGTTCGACAACGGCCCGTTCGCCAACGACGGCGGCTTCTCGACCGTCGACGTGGCCAACCCGACCGGTCGCGCAGGCGACTTCGACGACTCGTGGAACCACCCCAACGGCCCGTCGCTGCGCGTGGTCTTCGAGGCCACCGACGACGGCATCGACGCCTGGTTCCAGCTGCCCGGCGGCCAGGACCACCACGAGGACTCCGAGTTCTACGGCAGCCTCATCGACGAGTGGCTGAGCAACACGCCCACCGAGTTGCTCTACGACCGCGATGAGGTCGACGCGGCCGCCGTCGAGACCATCGAGGTCCAACCGGCCGAGTGA